In a genomic window of Sandaracinaceae bacterium:
- a CDS encoding pyridoxal phosphate-dependent aminotransferase, protein MPLSLSKRLDVIEPSATVAISTRANELKASGVDILSFSVGEPDFNTPAHINDAAKKAIDNGATRYTAARGIIELRKAICATSKARRGVEHTPSEVVVSVGAKHTLFNLALALYEPGDEVIVPTPYWVSYPEHAKLGGATPVIVETTAAEGFRLTPEKLRAVVTPKTKALVLCSPSNPTGAAYTGEQLRALADVIAEGDYWVIVDEIYAQLVYGGFQQKSLLEVAPELKSRTIIVDGVSKTFAMTGWRIGWMLAPAHVCTACDTIQGQATTNPTTAAQWAALAALTGPWEPMEAMRAAFEERRSIIVDGLNAIPGFECLLPEGAFYAFPSVQGLMGKTAEDGVVMTDDVAFSKYLLEVAKVAVVPGSAFGAPGFLRMSYAASNEQIREGLRRIAEAVAKLK, encoded by the coding sequence ATGCCTCTCTCCCTGTCGAAGCGGCTGGACGTCATCGAGCCGTCCGCCACGGTCGCCATCTCCACCCGCGCGAACGAGCTGAAGGCGTCCGGAGTGGACATCCTCTCGTTCAGCGTGGGCGAGCCGGACTTCAACACGCCGGCGCACATCAACGACGCCGCGAAGAAGGCCATCGACAACGGCGCCACGCGCTACACCGCGGCGCGCGGTATCATCGAGCTGCGCAAGGCCATCTGCGCCACGTCCAAGGCGCGCCGCGGCGTGGAACACACGCCCAGCGAGGTGGTGGTCTCCGTGGGCGCGAAGCACACGCTCTTCAACCTCGCGCTGGCGCTCTACGAGCCCGGCGACGAGGTCATCGTGCCCACGCCCTACTGGGTGAGCTACCCCGAGCACGCCAAGCTCGGCGGCGCCACGCCGGTCATCGTCGAGACCACGGCGGCCGAGGGCTTCCGCCTCACGCCCGAGAAGCTGCGCGCCGTGGTCACCCCCAAGACCAAGGCGCTGGTGCTCTGCTCGCCCAGCAACCCCACCGGCGCGGCCTACACCGGCGAGCAGCTGCGCGCGCTGGCCGACGTCATCGCCGAGGGCGACTACTGGGTCATCGTGGACGAGATCTACGCGCAGCTCGTGTACGGCGGCTTCCAGCAGAAGTCGCTCCTCGAGGTGGCGCCCGAGCTCAAGAGCCGCACCATCATCGTGGACGGCGTCAGCAAGACCTTCGCCATGACCGGCTGGCGCATCGGCTGGATGCTCGCCCCCGCGCACGTCTGCACGGCCTGCGACACCATCCAGGGCCAGGCCACCACCAACCCCACCACGGCAGCTCAGTGGGCCGCCCTCGCAGCGCTGACCGGCCCGTGGGAGCCCATGGAGGCCATGCGCGCCGCGTTCGAAGAGCGCCGCAGCATCATCGTGGACGGCCTCAACGCCATCCCCGGCTTCGAGTGCTTGCTGCCCGAAGGCGCGTTCTATGCGTTCCCGAGCGTGCAGGGCCTCATGGGCAAGACCGCCGAGGACGGCGTGGTCATGACCGACGACGTCGCGTTCTCGAAGTACCTCCTCGAGGTGGCCAAGGTGGCCGTGGTGCCGGGCAGCGCGTTCGGCGCCCCGGGCTTCCTGCGCATGAGCTACGCGGCCAGCAACGAGCAGATCCGCGAGGGCCTGCGCCGCATCGCCGAAGCCGTCGCCAAGCTGAAGTGA